The Caretta caretta isolate rCarCar2 chromosome 10, rCarCar1.hap1, whole genome shotgun sequence genome has a window encoding:
- the SAXO2 gene encoding stabilizer of axonemal microtubules 2 isoform X1, which produces MKEKRCLCEICTCGRHHCPHKSTRIYDTGGQACLMTEYMDKYPQYGNLPPPQSLKPKEEYQTHHGRMEGITTFKSDYLPYDVVNRPLRVQEEYKPKPGEIDFGTTYRRDYNLHKIQPVTLVRPLERKQIKGGKLDTIPTYQDDYRSWEFQRREPNKLGHTYHPPTEKFGNSTTFQDDFVPRELNPRQSFKPPGVAKLSDVPFDGVTNHRSSYIAHQLEPKFVRPKEEYKPSSQPFEDLTTHRNDFKGLLGEFTKSCKPEYTKVGSNAHFAGCTEFRDRFQPWSVSLPEARKIRDYVPPPGNMDLHSTSHLDYVPHVICPVAPIRPVSYGRRSNVPFQGNTTMKEDFQAWASCRQEIIRRHQEIPKPTGKFDGLTTFRSHYIPHEIIPVQSFKPLRVVVPSSAHFEDETMYRTEYTPKKQEICPANYPSPPGYVFVDTDSRGHKFFCRVTPEINTFSRSNGNHIPKEVAVTS; this is translated from the exons gcgccatCATTGCCCTCATAAATCCACAAGGATTTATGATACTGGAGGACAAGCTTGCCTCATGACAGAATACATGGACAAATATCCCCAGTATGGTaatctccctccaccccagagtctTAAGCCAAAGGAGGAGTACCAAACACATCATGGAAGAATGGAAGGAATCACTACATTTaa GTCTGATTATCTTCCATACGATGTTGTAAATCGACCTCTTCGGGTACAAGAAGAGTATAAACCAAAACCCGGAGAGATTGATTTTGGAACTACATACAGGAGAGATTATAATCTTCATAAAATACAACCAGTGACATTAGTAAGACCATTAGAAAGAAAACAGATTAAGGGAGGAAAATTAGACACCATACCAACCTATCAAG ATGACTATAGATCATGGGAATTTCAAAGAAGGGAGCCAAATAAATTGGGACACACCTATCATCCCCCTACAGAAAAGTTTGGGAATTCTACTACATTTCAAGATGACTTTGTTCCTAGGGAGCTGAACCCCAGACAAAGCTTTAAGCCTCCAGGTGTGGCCAAACTTTCAGATGTACCTTTTGACGGTGTTACTAATCATCGTAGTTCTTACATCGCTCATCAACTGGAACCAAAATTTGTAAGACCAAAGGAAGAATACAAGCCAAGCAGCCAACCCTTTGAAGATCTGACAACCCATCGGAATGATTTTAAAGGGCTACTTGGAGAGTTTACAAAAAGCTGCAAGCCTGAATACACTAAAGTTGGGTCTAATGCTCACTTTGCTGGATGCACTGAATTCCGGGATCGTTTTCAGCCATGGTCAGTCTCCTTGCCTGAGGCTCGCAAGATAAGAGATTATGTTCCACCTCCAGGTAATATGGATTTACACTCCACAAGCCATCTTGATTATGTTCCACACGTGATCTGTCCTGTTGCCCCCATAAGACCAGTTTCTTATGGAAGAAGAAGTAATGTCCCTTTCCAGGGGAACACCACAATGAAGGAAGACTTTCAAGCTTGGGCCAGCTGTCGGCAAGAAATTATTAGAAGACATCAGGAAATTCCAAAACCTACTGGAAAATTTGATGGCTTGACCACATTCAGGTCTCACTATATACCACATGAGATAATTCCAGTTCAGAGTTTCAAACCTCTACGTGTTGTAGTCCCTAGTTCAGCTCACTTTGAAGATGAAACCATGTATCGTACAGAGTATACTCCAAAGAAACAAGAGATCTGCCCAGCAAACTATCCATCTCCTCCAGGATACGTCTTTGTAGACACAGATTCTCGTGGTCACAAGTTCTTCTGCAGAGTTACTCcagaaatcaatacattttccCGGTCAAATGGTAATCATATTCCAAAAGAAGTAGCTGTTACttcataa
- the SAXO2 gene encoding stabilizer of axonemal microtubules 2 isoform X2, with protein sequence MKEKRCLCEICTCGSDYLPYDVVNRPLRVQEEYKPKPGEIDFGTTYRRDYNLHKIQPVTLVRPLERKQIKGGKLDTIPTYQDDYRSWEFQRREPNKLGHTYHPPTEKFGNSTTFQDDFVPRELNPRQSFKPPGVAKLSDVPFDGVTNHRSSYIAHQLEPKFVRPKEEYKPSSQPFEDLTTHRNDFKGLLGEFTKSCKPEYTKVGSNAHFAGCTEFRDRFQPWSVSLPEARKIRDYVPPPGNMDLHSTSHLDYVPHVICPVAPIRPVSYGRRSNVPFQGNTTMKEDFQAWASCRQEIIRRHQEIPKPTGKFDGLTTFRSHYIPHEIIPVQSFKPLRVVVPSSAHFEDETMYRTEYTPKKQEICPANYPSPPGYVFVDTDSRGHKFFCRVTPEINTFSRSNGNHIPKEVAVTS encoded by the exons GTCTGATTATCTTCCATACGATGTTGTAAATCGACCTCTTCGGGTACAAGAAGAGTATAAACCAAAACCCGGAGAGATTGATTTTGGAACTACATACAGGAGAGATTATAATCTTCATAAAATACAACCAGTGACATTAGTAAGACCATTAGAAAGAAAACAGATTAAGGGAGGAAAATTAGACACCATACCAACCTATCAAG ATGACTATAGATCATGGGAATTTCAAAGAAGGGAGCCAAATAAATTGGGACACACCTATCATCCCCCTACAGAAAAGTTTGGGAATTCTACTACATTTCAAGATGACTTTGTTCCTAGGGAGCTGAACCCCAGACAAAGCTTTAAGCCTCCAGGTGTGGCCAAACTTTCAGATGTACCTTTTGACGGTGTTACTAATCATCGTAGTTCTTACATCGCTCATCAACTGGAACCAAAATTTGTAAGACCAAAGGAAGAATACAAGCCAAGCAGCCAACCCTTTGAAGATCTGACAACCCATCGGAATGATTTTAAAGGGCTACTTGGAGAGTTTACAAAAAGCTGCAAGCCTGAATACACTAAAGTTGGGTCTAATGCTCACTTTGCTGGATGCACTGAATTCCGGGATCGTTTTCAGCCATGGTCAGTCTCCTTGCCTGAGGCTCGCAAGATAAGAGATTATGTTCCACCTCCAGGTAATATGGATTTACACTCCACAAGCCATCTTGATTATGTTCCACACGTGATCTGTCCTGTTGCCCCCATAAGACCAGTTTCTTATGGAAGAAGAAGTAATGTCCCTTTCCAGGGGAACACCACAATGAAGGAAGACTTTCAAGCTTGGGCCAGCTGTCGGCAAGAAATTATTAGAAGACATCAGGAAATTCCAAAACCTACTGGAAAATTTGATGGCTTGACCACATTCAGGTCTCACTATATACCACATGAGATAATTCCAGTTCAGAGTTTCAAACCTCTACGTGTTGTAGTCCCTAGTTCAGCTCACTTTGAAGATGAAACCATGTATCGTACAGAGTATACTCCAAAGAAACAAGAGATCTGCCCAGCAAACTATCCATCTCCTCCAGGATACGTCTTTGTAGACACAGATTCTCGTGGTCACAAGTTCTTCTGCAGAGTTACTCcagaaatcaatacattttccCGGTCAAATGGTAATCATATTCCAAAAGAAGTAGCTGTTACttcataa